One genomic window of Dioscorea cayenensis subsp. rotundata cultivar TDr96_F1 unplaced genomic scaffold, TDr96_F1_v2_PseudoChromosome.rev07_lg8_w22 25.fasta BLBR01001244.1, whole genome shotgun sequence includes the following:
- the LOC120255934 gene encoding uncharacterized protein LOC120255934, with the protein MASVRQQTLRQKFDLLQMKEEETVQHYITRVLAVVNQIKGMGSELKDAEVLLKVMRSLSTRFIHDVTSIEEARDMSKVSLDELSGSLQAHEARFNQFSKKHEAFVMQGDSRDGRMTGRGRNFRGRGRCEDNPRGDDQRQAMHQQRQQYTNKGSRGGPRPFGRFSRGQR; encoded by the coding sequence ATGGCTTCAGTGAGGCAGCAAACTTTGAGGCAAAAGTTTGATTTGTTGCAGATGAAGGAGGAGGAGACAGTTCAACACTATATTACTAGAGTGTTAGCTGTGGTTAATCAAATCAAAGGAATGGGAAGTGAGTTGAAGGATGCTGAGGTGTTGCTTAAGGTGATGAGAAGCTTGTCTACAAGATTTATACATGATGTGACTTCAATTGAAGAAGCTAGAGACATGTCCAAAGTGTCTCTTGATGAGTTAAGTGGGTCTTTACAAGCTCATGAGGCCAGGTTTAATCAGTTCTCTAAAAAACATGAAGCTTTTGTAATGCAAGGAGACTCAAGAGATGGTAGAATGACAGGAAGGGGAAGAAATTTCAGAGGTAGAGGAAGATGTGAAGATAATCCAAGAGGAGATGATCAAAGGCAAGCTATGCAtcaacaaagacaacaatatACAAATAAAGGAAGCAGAGGAGGTCCAAGGCCTTTTGGGAGATTCAGTAGGGGCCAAAGATAG